ACTACATCTCACGTACAAAGCTTGCAGACTTAGAGAAGGTAAAGAATTATATGGCAAGTCAATACTGCTACAACACTGGTAGCTACACAAGTTTCCCTGCAGACGAGACCAACCGTAAGTTACTTGCTCGTTTGGACTGGAACATCACTGACAAGCACCACTTGGCTTTGCGCTACAACTATACGAAAAACCGCATTTGGAACGGCCCCAACGCTTCATCTATGGACGGCGGCACACGTCTGGCGAGCGCCCGTATCAGTAAGAACTCAATGTCGTTCTCAAATGTGCTCTACTCTATGGACAACCTGGTTCACTCGTTCTCTGCCGACCTCAATAGCCGTCTGACAGACAACCTCTCAAACCAGTTGCTGTTCACTTACTCTAAGCTTGACGATATACGCGATACTGACTCAAGCGAATTCCCATTCATCGATATTACGAAAGATGGTGACAACTATATGGCACTCGGATACGAGTTGTTCACATACAACAATGCAGTTCACAATACCATTTGGAACGTTAAAGATGATGTTACCTACTATAAGGGTCAGCACAAAATAATGGCTGGTGTGAACTATGAGCACCAGATGGCCGACAACCAGTATATGCGTAATGGCACAGGCTACTACCGCTATGAGTGGAACGACGACCCAGCAACTATGTTTAACGCAGTTCCTGAGATTGTCAATCTCACCTATGGATACAATGGCGAAACAGAGCCAGCAGCCCGCGTGCAGTTTAACAAGCTTGGTTTCTATGCACAGGACGAATGGAACATCTTTGATAACCTGAAGCTCACCTATGGTCTTCGCATTGACGGTCTGTTCTTTGACAACGGCGACCTGATGACCAATCAGGCTATTTACGACTTAGATTACGAAGGACGTCACATCGACACAGGCAAATGGCCATCCAAGAGCATCTCACTGTCACCACGTTTAGGCTTCACGTGGGATGTCTTTGGCAACAAGATACTGAAGGTTCGCGGCGGTACAGGTCTCTTCCAGGGTCGTCTGCCACTCGTATTCTTCACCAACATGCCAACCAACGGTGGCATGGTGCAGTATCAGGCAAACCTCAATGCTAAGACAAAAGTATTCAAGGGCTATACAGGAGCAACGACAACAGACGCCAAAGGTAACACTTATATAGACATGAGCCAGTTCGCAGGTGGTCCTATCGCAAACAAAGCTGATTTACAGGCTAAGCTGTTCAGCATGGGCTATCCACAAACCATCTCATCTGACCAGGGTACTATTCCTTCAGCCATCTGCGGTGTTGATCCCGACTTCAAGATGCCACAGGTATGGAAGTCTTCTATCGCACTGGACTATCAGCTTCCTGTTTCATTCCCATTCACAGCCACCGCAGAGTTTATTTTCAATAAGAACATCAACGATGTGTGCATTACCGATTGGAGTATCCCCAACGTAGGCGGCTTTGCTCGCCTTAATGGTGCGGACGACCGTCCTATTTATCCCGACGGTTACCGCACAAACACCAAGGCATTCATGCTTGAGAACACCAGCAAGGGCTATGGCTGGACTGCAAACCTGACTCTGACTGCACAGCCGTTTGAATGGATGAGCCTTATGGCAGCCTATACCCACACCGTGAAGAAGGAAATCACAGGTATGCCCGGTTCTAATGCTGAGAGTGCATTCACCGGTGTTCCTACATTTGAAGGTCCAAACAACATCAAATTGCACAACTCACAGTATGTTACTCCCGATCGTCTCGTAGCTTCTGCTACATTCCACGACAAGTGCGGCAACCATTATAGCCTCATCTATGAAGGATGGCGTGGAAGTGCCAACTACTCGTTCATGACCACAAACGACATGAATGGCGATGGATATCAATATGATGCTCTTTACATTCCAACAGACGCTGAGGTGACAAACAACCAGTTCCGCTTCGTATCAGAGGACGACAAGACACGCTTCATGGACTTCCTGCACAACAACGACTACCTGAAGGATCATCAGGGCGAGTATGCTGAGGCTTACAGCTACTACTCTCCATGGGTACACCGCATTGACTTCAGCTACAAGCATGACTTCAAGGTTTGCATTGGCAAAACCACAAACACCCTTCAGCTCAGCTTTGACATGAAGAACGTGCTCAACTTCTTCAACTCTGAGTGGGGTGTTGCCAAGTATCTGAATCCCGACGTATTCTCTGATAATCCACGCGTGCTCGAATACAAAGGCTTAGATAAGGATGGCTATGCTACATTCGCTACTCCTGTCGGCATCGACGGCAATACAGAGATGTGGAAGCGCAGCCATAGCATTGGTCAGTGCTGGTATGCTTCAGTTGGTGTTAAATACATATTCGAAGGCAAGCGCAATGAAAGAGACTGCAATTGTGATAACGAGCCCAAAACAGTTATCGTAAAAGACAACTCTGAGATTGAGCGCCTCAATAGTGAGATTAACCGCTTACGTGCTAATCTTGAAGACCTTAACAATCGCAAGCCAGAGAAAGAGATTGTTGTCAACGAGAAAGTTGTTACTGTCACAAATACAGCACCTTACCTTGTAAACTTTGAGATTGGAAGCAGCGAGATTGCAAACCGTGAGAAAGTAAACCTCGAATCTGTAGCTAATATGATTAAATCGGCTCCAGACAAGAAGTTCTATGTATATGGTTATGCAGACAGCCAGACAGGTAGCGAGAAACGTAATATGAACATCTCTAAAGATCGTGCGAATGCAGTACGCGATATTCTCGTTAATCAGTATGGAGTTTCGGCAAATCAGCTTGAATGCGTAGCTAAGGGTAGTGTAAATACACTCTATCTCAACGATCCTCAGCTGAGCCGTTCTGTTGTAATTACTGAGGTGAAATAAGCTAAACTTAATAATAAAACAACGATTATGAAACTAAAATATATTATTCCATGCCTCTTCGCAGCCATCTGTTCTTTCGTCAGCTGCGAGGAAGATGACGAGAAGACCTATCTCGACGGTCTGCGCGTGTCACAATCGACAGTTGCTATCGATATCAATGGTGGCAGCGCCTCACTGACAATTACCGCAACTGGCGAATGGGAATTTGAGAACCAGAAGTGGATTTCAAAGGAAAAGGATGCCAGTGGCAAGAGCTATAATGACACAATAAACGCCCCTGCGCCAAAATGGCTCACAATAAATCCGACCAAAGGTGGTGCTGGCGAAACTGTTGTAACTCTGACAGCCGATGCAGCTCTTGACGGCCGTACCATTACCCTACTCATCAATAGCGGCAACCAGACACAGATCATTAACATCGTTCAAGGTGAGTCCACAGTAACCGTCGCCACTTGTAAAGAAGTCATTGATGGACCAGAGAGCAAAACTTACCGCGTAAAAGGTACTGTATCATCAATTAAGGAAAGCGCCACCTACGGCAACTGGTACTTAAAGGACGAGACAGGTGAAATCTACATCTACGGAACTGTCGATGAAACAGGCAAGACAAAGCAGGGTGCCCTACTCAAATATGGCATTGAGGAAGGTGATGTAGTAACCATAGAAGGTCCAAAGACCGTTTATAAAGGCACTGTAGAATTGGTTGACGTCAAGGTGATAGAGATTGAGAAGTCACTTGTCAAGGTGGACACTCTCGTCCTTTTTGATAACAATGGTGACACTATCAAGACCACACAGTTGCCAAAAGAAGGCGGAAAGGCTGTAGCTACCGTCACATGCAAGGGCAATGGACTTGGTGTGGAGATTCCTGCCGAAGCTTCCTCATGGCTCTCTATAGCTAAGACCACTCCCAATACGATTATCTTCAACGTGGCTGCCAACAGCGGCGAGAGCCGTAAGGCAGAAGTTGCATTCTCTACTACCGATGGTGAGAAGAACTATAGCGTGAACATAACCATAGAACAGGAGGCCTTCATTCTTCCTCACGGAGAAAATCCTGACGATCCATTCACCATAGAGGAGGCAATCGCCAAGTGCCAAGAGATTGGTTCCACAGCCTCTGAAAAGACATACTATGCAAAAGGCATCATTGCTAAGATAAACAGCATAGATACTGGTAGCTATGGCAATGCAGAATTCGAAATCTCTGCCGATGGTAGCGAGACTAACGTACTCAAAGCATACCGCTGTTACAACCTGAACAACGAGAAGTTCACGGCTGCAGACCAGATTGGTATTGGTGACGAAGTTGTCATCTGTGGCAAGTTGAAGAACCATAACGGCGAGACACCAGAATTTGACGCAAAGTGCTACATTTATTCTCGTAAGAGCTTTGCCGAGCTTAATGCTCCTGGCTCACAGAAGAATCCATTCACTGTAGCCCAAGCTCTCGAAGAGGCTGGAAAACTCGAGTCTGGCGCAAAATCAGAAGAAGCATACTATGTAAAAGGTAAGATTTCACAGGTTATATACACCTTCAGTGCACAGTACGGCACGGCACGATTCAACATCTCTGCTGATGGAGCTACTGAAGGCGACCAGTTCCTTATCTACGGTACCTACTATCTGGGCAACAGACCTTGGGTAGAAGGCGACACACAGGTTGCTGTAGGAGATGAAGTCATTGTCTGTGGAAAGTTCACCAACTACAACGGTACACTTGAGACTGTCAACAAGGAAAACTATATTTATTCCCTGAATGGCAAGACAGAGTAACGTTTAAGTAAATAACTTCTCAATAAGAGGATATGCTTCACATTTTGAAACATATCCTCTTTTTCATTCTAACAAATATCAAGCAAACGATGGGTAACGAGGCAAAAGTTGATGCAACATTTGGAGCGAATGAAGAAAATAATTAATTTTGCAACTAGAAAATAGAGCATTATGAATAGAAAACATATCATTTCAGGAGTTATCGCTATAATAGTGATTATTGCCGGCTACTTTTGCTTCAACTTTTTCTCGGAGACAGAGGAACTGCCAATAGTAGATTCTATCGTTGAAGAAGACTCGTTACTTATAGACTCAACACGCATATCATCAAGTGCCACCACCGCTGCTGAGCTGTCAACCTGTGCTGAAGCCATAGCCGGTCCAGAGCGACAGGTATATCGACTGAAGGGCATCGTCACAAAAATTGTTAATCACAGCTACGGCAACTGGTATCTGAAAGATGAAACAGGTGAGGTGTATGTTTATGGCACGCTTGACGCTGCCGGCAACACGAAGAAGTTCCTGAGCCTCGGTATAGAACTCGGTGACGTGGTCACTATAGAAGGACCGAAGATAAACTACGACGGAATAATAGAAATTGTCAACGTCACAGTAGTAGATATAGAGAAGTCACCTGTAAGAGTTGATTCACTCAACACAAAAGAGCCAATAGGACTTAAAGGAGGCGATGTGACAGCTATTATAACGAACAAAGGC
This region of Prevotella sp. E13-27 genomic DNA includes:
- a CDS encoding BACON domain-containing protein, coding for MKLKYIIPCLFAAICSFVSCEEDDEKTYLDGLRVSQSTVAIDINGGSASLTITATGEWEFENQKWISKEKDASGKSYNDTINAPAPKWLTINPTKGGAGETVVTLTADAALDGRTITLLINSGNQTQIINIVQGESTVTVATCKEVIDGPESKTYRVKGTVSSIKESATYGNWYLKDETGEIYIYGTVDETGKTKQGALLKYGIEEGDVVTIEGPKTVYKGTVELVDVKVIEIEKSLVKVDTLVLFDNNGDTIKTTQLPKEGGKAVATVTCKGNGLGVEIPAEASSWLSIAKTTPNTIIFNVAANSGESRKAEVAFSTTDGEKNYSVNITIEQEAFILPHGENPDDPFTIEEAIAKCQEIGSTASEKTYYAKGIIAKINSIDTGSYGNAEFEISADGSETNVLKAYRCYNLNNEKFTAADQIGIGDEVVICGKLKNHNGETPEFDAKCYIYSRKSFAELNAPGSQKNPFTVAQALEEAGKLESGAKSEEAYYVKGKISQVIYTFSAQYGTARFNISADGATEGDQFLIYGTYYLGNRPWVEGDTQVAVGDEVIVCGKFTNYNGTLETVNKENYIYSLNGKTE